In Chrysemys picta bellii isolate R12L10 chromosome 3, ASM1138683v2, whole genome shotgun sequence, a single genomic region encodes these proteins:
- the VIP gene encoding VIP peptides isoform X2 → MYKPYKTRRFGGLGRVLLKGRDGISLRRRAGEHHRNSSPGHTDPAPTHSPSVPGTECGSSSRGIQHLGELPAPGGLPRRKDPLPASSSMMEHRSSSQLLLSFTLFSVLCSPALALPPLGTYSAMRLGNRMPFDGASEPDQAQGSLKPETDILQNALPENDKFYLDMSRAMDRNARHADGLFTSGYSKLLGQLSARRYLESLIGKRVSNNLMDEQMPVKRHSDAVFTDNYSRFRKQMAVKKYLNSVLTGKRSQEELNPASLRDEAELLEPSFSETYDDVTVDELLNRLPLSL, encoded by the exons ATGTATAAACCCTATAAAACGAGGCGGTTTGGAGGGCTGGGCAGAGTGCTACTGAAGGGGAGAGACGGCATCAGCCTaaggaggagggctggggaacACCACCGAAACAGCAGCCCCGGCCACACGGACCCAGCCCCTACACATTCCCCTTCAGTACCCGGGACAGAGTGCGGATCGAGCAGCCGAGGAATTCAGCACCTAGGAGAACTCCCAGCGCCGGGCGGACTTCCCAGGAGAAAGGACCCTCTCCCTGCCTC GTCCAGCATGATGGAACATAGAAGCAGCTCCCAGCTTCTTCTGTCCTTCACACTCTTCAGTGTTCTCTGCTCGCCAGCACTGGCATTACCTCCTTTGGGGACATATTCAGCTATGAG GTTGGGAAACAGAATGCCATTTGATGGAGCAAGTGAACCTGATCAAGCCCAAGGTTCATTAAAACCTGAAACTGACATTTTGCAAAATGCACTGCCAGAAAATGACAAATTCTATCTTGACATGTCCAGAGCTATGGATAG GAATGCAAGACATGCTGATGGACTTTTCACCAGTGGCTACAGCAAACTTTTGGGTCAACTTTCTGCAAGGAGATATCTGGAATCACTTATTGGAAAACGGGTTAG CAACAACCTCATGGACGAACAGATGCCCGTCAAACGTCACTCTGATGCCGTCTTCACTGACAACTACAGCCGATTTCGAAAGCAAATGGCCGTGAAGAAATATTTAAACTCAGTTTTAACTGGAAAAAGAag CCAAGAAGAGCTAAACCCTGCCAGCCTTCGAGATGAAGCAGAATTGCTTGAACCCTCCTTTTCCGAAACCTATGATGATGTTACAGTAGATGAGCTGCTGAACCGCCTCCCATTG AGTCTCTGA
- the VIP gene encoding VIP peptides isoform X1 — protein sequence MYKPYKTRRFGGLGRVLLKGRDGISLRRRAGEHHRNSSPGHTDPAPTHSPSVPGTECGSSSRGIQHLGELPAPGGLPRRKDPLPASSSMMEHRSSSQLLLSFTLFSVLCSPALALPPLGTYSAMSRLGNRMPFDGASEPDQAQGSLKPETDILQNALPENDKFYLDMSRAMDRNARHADGLFTSGYSKLLGQLSARRYLESLIGKRVSNNLMDEQMPVKRHSDAVFTDNYSRFRKQMAVKKYLNSVLTGKRSQEELNPASLRDEAELLEPSFSETYDDVTVDELLNRLPLSL from the exons ATGTATAAACCCTATAAAACGAGGCGGTTTGGAGGGCTGGGCAGAGTGCTACTGAAGGGGAGAGACGGCATCAGCCTaaggaggagggctggggaacACCACCGAAACAGCAGCCCCGGCCACACGGACCCAGCCCCTACACATTCCCCTTCAGTACCCGGGACAGAGTGCGGATCGAGCAGCCGAGGAATTCAGCACCTAGGAGAACTCCCAGCGCCGGGCGGACTTCCCAGGAGAAAGGACCCTCTCCCTGCCTC GTCCAGCATGATGGAACATAGAAGCAGCTCCCAGCTTCTTCTGTCCTTCACACTCTTCAGTGTTCTCTGCTCGCCAGCACTGGCATTACCTCCTTTGGGGACATATTCAGCTATGAG TAGGTTGGGAAACAGAATGCCATTTGATGGAGCAAGTGAACCTGATCAAGCCCAAGGTTCATTAAAACCTGAAACTGACATTTTGCAAAATGCACTGCCAGAAAATGACAAATTCTATCTTGACATGTCCAGAGCTATGGATAG GAATGCAAGACATGCTGATGGACTTTTCACCAGTGGCTACAGCAAACTTTTGGGTCAACTTTCTGCAAGGAGATATCTGGAATCACTTATTGGAAAACGGGTTAG CAACAACCTCATGGACGAACAGATGCCCGTCAAACGTCACTCTGATGCCGTCTTCACTGACAACTACAGCCGATTTCGAAAGCAAATGGCCGTGAAGAAATATTTAAACTCAGTTTTAACTGGAAAAAGAag CCAAGAAGAGCTAAACCCTGCCAGCCTTCGAGATGAAGCAGAATTGCTTGAACCCTCCTTTTCCGAAACCTATGATGATGTTACAGTAGATGAGCTGCTGAACCGCCTCCCATTG AGTCTCTGA